The sequence below is a genomic window from Rhizobium gallicum bv. gallicum R602sp.
GGAAGTGGAAGCAACGCCGGTCAACGGACCTCAGAGCGTCGCTGATCGGTTGCCGGAAAACGAGCGGGTTGCCTTCATCGACGAGACGGAACTGGCGATGGAGGCTTGCCGTCCCTTCGACCGCAAGGCTTTCCTCGAGGGTCACATGACGCCGGTCTTCTTTGGCTCGGCGCTCCGCAATTACGGTGTCCGCGATCTCATCAACGCACTCGGTGAATTCGCCCCGCCGCCGCGCGACCAGGTAGCCGATACCCGCAAGGTGCATGCAAGCGAAGACAAGATGACGGCCTTCGTTTTCAAGATCCAGGCCAATATGGACCCCAACCACCGCGACCGCATTGCCTTCGCCCGCATCTGCTCCGGCAAGCTGGAACGCGGCATGAAGGCACGTCTTGCGCGCACGGGCAAGCAACTGGGTCTCACAGCGCCGCAGTTCTTCTTTGCCTCGCAAAGACAGCTCGCCGATACCGCCTATGCGGGCGACGTCGTCGGTATTCCGAACCACGGCACGCTGCGCATCGGCGATACGCTGACGGAAGGCGAAGCGCTGGTGTTCCAGGGCGTGCCTAACTTCTCGCCGGAAATTCTCCGTCGTGTCCGTCTTGAAGACGCGATGAAGGCGAAGAAGCTGAAGGAGGCCCTGCAGCAGATGGCCGAAGAAGGGGTCGTCCAGCTCTTTTCGCCGGAAGACGGTTCGCCGGCGATCGTCGGCGTTGTCGGTGCCCTGCAGCTCGATGTGTTGAAGGAGCGCCTGCAGGCGGAGTACGGCCTGCCGGTCTCTTTCGAAATGTCGCGCTTCTCCGTCTGCCGCTGGGTATCGGCCGAGCAGCCGGCGGAACTCGAAAAGTTCTTGACGGTCAAACGCGGGGATATCGCCCGCGATCTCGACGGCGACCCGGTGTTCCTGGCGCAGGACAGCTTCTCGCTGCGCTACGAGGCGGAGCGCTATCCGGCAATCAAGATGGTCGCAATCAAGGAGTATCACGTCGCCAAAGCGGCGTGATTTCCAATTACGCGGCGGCGATAATCTCGATTTCGACCAGCCAGTCCTCCCGCAGCGTTTCGACGACGATGGCTGTTGTCGGCACCCGACGCGCTCCGAGCGCCGCCACCCGCGCATTCTGGTTTGCCTCGGCAAAGGATGCATCGCGCAGATAGCTGGTCAGCCGCACGATGTTGTCTGCGGTCATTTGTGCCTCTGCCAAAATTCGCCTGAGGTTCGACCAGATCAGTTGGAGTTGGGAGTCTAGATCGACGCCGGCTGCACCAGCCTCATCAAGGCCCATCGTTCCGCTAACGAAGACAAGACGGTCAGGCTGGCGCACCTCCATGGCATGCACGTAGTCTGACGTGGCGGCGTAGATGCCGTCGTGGGGATTGCGCACGATCATTTCCATTTTCTGCTCCTGTGTAATTACATATGGCTTTGCAGCAATTTTGCCGAATAAAGTTCGGCCGGAAAATGCAGGAGTAGGAAGGGATGGAAAATACAGACGGCATTCGGCAAAAGCGGCGGGAAGGCGCCTGCCTCGATCCGTTCGACCGAAAGATATTAGCAGCTCTCGCCGCCGATGCGGGTCAGAGCTACGCCGTGCTGGGAGAAAAGGTAGGGCTTTCTCCGCCGGCGGTGCACGAACGGGTCAAGCGGCTGAAGCGGTCCGGTGTCATTCGGGATGTGGTCGCCCGGCTTGATGGCACAGCAGTCGGCAAGCCGCTGTTGGCCTTCGTGCATGTGGAGGCGGCGGGTTGGGGAAAGAGCGAACGGCTGCTGCAGATCAGCCGGTTTCCGGAGGTGGAGGAGATGCACTCGGTCGCCGGGGATACCAGCATGATCCTCAAGGTGCGGTTGGAAAATCCGCAAGCGCTCGAATTTCTCCTCGGCCAGATTCATTCCGTCCCGGGCGTCAGCGGCACGCGCAGCTACGTAGCGCTTTCCACGTATCTCGAGCGGCCGGTACAGGCGCAAGTCACGGCCGGGTGGCCCTCTGTGCCGTTGCCGCCGGAATAGTCAGTCGAATTTCACGGCCCCCGTGTTGGCGCCGCAGACCAAGACACAGACGCGTTCATTGCGTACCGGAACATATTTGCCGGAAAGCACCGCTGCGAATGCCGCCGCACCTCCGGGCTCGGCAACGACCCTCGCCCCTTCCCATAGGGCTTTCTGAGCAGCAAGGATTTCGTCGTCCGTTACCAGCACCGGCGGCTGCACGAATTGCTGCGCGAGAGGAAACATCAGTTCACCAACCCGTTTCGGGGCGAGCGAATCTGCCGCAATGCCACCTGCCGGAGCATCCACTGGTTTACCCGCCCTGAAGGCCTCGTAGAGGGTGGGCGCTCCATCGGATTCCACGGCGACGATCTTCACCCGGCCGCGAAACCAGGCGGCGATGCCGCCGACCAATCCGCCGCCGCCGACTGCGACCAGCAATGTGGTGATGTCCGGTATGTCCTCCTCGATTTCCTTGCCGAGCGTTCCTTGACCGAGCAGCGTCTCCGCCTGGTCATAGGCATGTATGGCAAGCGCGCCGCTTGCCTGCTCATGGGTCTCGCTCGCCGCGAGCGCATCGGCGTAACGCTCGCCGCCGATGACCAGATTGGCGCCGTAGGCGCGGATTTTCTCCGCCTTGGCAGGCGAGGTAACGCTCGGCACGAAGATGGTGGCCGGCACGCCAAGCCGCGATGCGGCATAGGCAACGGCTGCGCCGTGGTTGCCGCCGGAGGCTGCCACGATGCCGGCTGTGGGCACCTGCCGCGTAAGGAGGTGGGAAAAGGCGCCGCGTGCCTTGAAGGAGCCGGAATGTTGCAGGTATTCGAGCTTGAGATCGACCTTGAGCGGCGCTCCGCCGAAATCCTCGATGTCGACGCACATCACGGGTGTGCGACGGATATGGGGGCGGATCAGCCCTTCGATTTCGGCAATGCGTTCGGCAGAAAGGGCGATCGGCATGCAGGCTCTCCACGGATTGACAATATTTCGTTACTTGGCAAAATGACGAAATGCAAGATGTTGATATTCTGAAAGCCCTCGCCAATGAACGACGCTTCGTCATTCTCGAATGGTTGAAAGAGCCGCGGGAGCATTTCTTGCCTCAGGTGGATGGCGACCTGGAAGACGACGGTGTCTGCGCCGTGCTCATCGCCGAAAAGCTGGGCATAACTCCGGCAACGCTTAGCGAACATATGCGTATATTGGTGCAGGCGGAGCTGGTACACGCAAAACGTATAAAGCAATGGATCTTCTACCGGCGCAATGAAGACCGCATCGCGGCGCTGAAGCAGGGGCTTTTCGCACGCATATGATCGGTGGGGTCACTCCTGACCCAGCCGCTCGCTTATGAACTCCACCACGGCGCGCACTGATGGCAGTTGACCGCGTCGATGCGGGAGGAGAGCCGTTGTCGTGATATTGCCCGCCGTCCATTCTGGCAGGATACGGATCAATCGCCCTTGCCCTATGGCCTCTCGGCAGACGGAAGTCGGAAGAATGGTGATTCCCATTCCCGCCGCCGCGGCTCTTAGCAGGACGAAAGGTTCGTCGGCCGCCATCACCGGCGGTGGCTTGACCAGCGTTTCGTCTCCTGTGGCGGAAAAAAGCCGCCAGGCCGTCTCGGTGAGGCTGGGCATGACGGCAGCATGCGCCACGAGATCCTCCGGCCCTTGTGGAGCTCCGTGCCTGTCGACATAGGATGGCGCGGCGACCAGCAGAAATTCATGCTCTGCCAATTTACGCTGCACGAGGCTTGAATCGGCAAGCGGCAGCTGATGGCTGCGTACTGCGATATCGAAGCCCTCTTGTACGATATCGACGAAGCGATCGGTGACATGCAGAAAGACTTTAAGCTTCGGATATCGGAGCGCCAGGTCCGGCAGATGCTCGGCCAGCATGAACTGCGAGGTCGGCACCGAGGCCGTGATGCGCACGGTGCCGCTCGGCTCGGCGAGACGCGACCGGACAATGCTCTCCGCCATCTCCGCTTCGATGACGGACGCCTGCGCGTGCTCGAAGAAGTCGCGTCCCAAATCCGTAAGGGAAAAGCTGCGCGAGGTGCGCTGGATCAGTCGCGCGCCCAGCTTCGCCTCCAGTTCCGCAACCCGCTTGCTCACCGTCGATTTGGGAACGCCGAGGCGCCGTCCAGCAGCGGTGAAGCTGCCGCCTTCGACTGCGTGAACGAAAAGGTTGAGGTCGTTGAGGTTAAAGGAGCGCAATTCAATCTTCCAGATTTATAGACTTTGATGTGCATTTTGAGCAGCTGTTCGGCAATCGTCCACAAAACGATATTCTTGTCGTGAAATCAGTTCAATCCCGAAAGGAACGACGAATGTCTCCGATTTTGTTTTACGGCGTGCCGGAAGGCTGCTCTCTTGCCTCCATTGTCGCACTCGAATGGTCAGGCGAGCCCTATCATCTGTGCCGCATCGAGATGCCGGAGGTCGTCTCGAGCGAAGACTATGGGCGGATCAACGCGATCGGCGAAACACCTTCGCTCATGCTTGGCGATGGCCGTGTCATCAGCGAGAGCATGGCAATCCTCAACCACATCGCTTCCGGCCACATCCGCAAGGGTCTCGGCTTTCAACAGGGCAGCGCCGAGTTTGATAGGTTGAACCAGATGCTCGCCTATCTCAATACCAGCTTTTTCAACGCCTTCAGCCCGCTCTGGTACACGATCGAGCATGAGCTGGAGCCGGATGCCAGGAAGGCGCTGACCGCTTATGGCGTTGCCAAGGTCGAGAAGGTCCATAGGGAACTCGAGCAACTTCTTGCCGGCCGCAAGTGGCTGCTTGGCAAAGCACCCAGCCTTGCTGATGCCTATTTCGCCGGCATCGCACGTTGGAACGATTTCCACAATGTCGTGGATCGCAAGCAATTCCCGGCACTGAACAGCCTCTATGAGAGGCTGCAGGAAAATCAAGCCGTGCGCTTTGCCCTGGCGATCGAACACGAAGAACCGGCTGAAAGCACAGGTGGCTTTCGTGGCCATGTCACGCTGGAAGACGCGATAGGCTATCTGAAGCACGCAGCCTGATTTCCTGCAAAATTATCCGCGCGGGTCATTCCCCGCGCGGATATCGCTGGTTCTCTTCCAGAACGTTAAGGTCCATGTGGTTGCGCATATAGCGCTCCGAGGCCTTCTGCAGCGGCTGGTAGTCCCAGGGATAATAGGCGCCATTGCGCAGCGCTGCATAAACGACCCAGCGGCGTGCCTGGCTTTCGCGCACGGATTGGTCGTATTGTGCGAGGTTCCAGCGTCTATTTGCCTGTTCGGTCAATGCCTTGAGCGTCGCGGTATGGGCCGGGTCGGTAGCGAGGTTCTTGAGCTCGTGCGGATCGGCATCGAGGTCGAAGAGCATCGGCGGGTCTTTTTCGCAGAGCGACAGCTTGTAGCGCCTGTCGCGCAGGCACACGAGCGGCGCGATCGACCCTTCCGCAGCATATTCCATCGGCACCGGGCCACGACTGCCGGTGCCCATGGCGAGGGGGGCCAGATCCTCGCCGTCGGTCCATTTCTCGAGCGAGCTTATGTCGAGACCGGCAAGTCCGGCCAGCGTTGGCGTCACGTCCAGCGTTGAAACCGGCTGATCTATTCGTGTTGCCTTCCAGCCGGGTGCGGCAATCATCAGCGGTACCCGCGCCGAACCGTCGAAGAAGCACATCTTGAACCACAGCCCGCGTTCGCCGAGCATGTCGCCGTGGTCGGAGACAAACAGGATGATGGTGTTTTGCGCCATCCGTCCGCGCTCGAGCACGTCGAGGATCTCGCCGATTTTCTCGTCCACATAAGAGATGCTGGCGAAGTAGCCCCTTCGCGCGCGGCGGATGTGTTCGGGCGTAATGTCGAAAGCCTTGTAGTCGCAAGCCTCGAGCAGGCGCTGCGAATGCGGATCGAGCTCATCGAACGGGATTGGTCCGACCGTAGGGTCGAGCGCCGGGCAGTCTTCGTAGAGATCAAAGAATTTCCGCCGTGCCACGTAAGGGTCGTGCGGGTGCGTGAAGCTGACGGTCAGACACCATGGACGCTCGTCCTGCCGGCGCGAAAGATCGTAGAGTTTGCGGGTCGCGTGGTAGGCGACCTCGTCGTCATATTCCATTTGGTTGGTGATTTCGGCGGCGCCGGCGCCGGTGACCGAACCAAGGTTGTGATACCACCAGTCGATGCGCTCGCCGGGTTTCGTATAGTCGGGCGTCCAGCCGAAATCGGCGGGATAGATATCGGTCGTCAGCCGCTCTTCGAAGCCGTGAAGTTGATCTGGCCCGACGAAATGCATCTTGCCGCAAAGCGCTGTCTGATATCCGGTGGCCCGCAGATGGTGCGCGTAAGTCGGGATGTCGGAGGCAAATTCCGCGGCATTGTCATAGACGCGTGTCCGGCTGGGGAGCTGGCCCGACATGAAGGAGGCTCGCGCCGGAGCGCAGAGCGGGCTTGCCGTATAGGTGTTGGCAAAACGCACGGAACGCTCCGCCAATGCCTTCAGATGCGGCGCGTGAAGAAATTCGGCCGGTCCGTCCGGAAACAGCGTTCCGTTGAACTGGTCGACCATGAGGATGAGGATATTCGGGCGCGCCATGTGTCGTTTGTTCCTGGATATTAGAGGCCGAGCGAGCTTTTCGCCGTATCGGCAGCAGGCTTCCCGTCGAGCGTGGTGAGGCCGGAGAGCCACGGATCGATGGCCTTTGGATTTGCCTTTTGCCATGCAGCTTGAAGCGGCACCGCAGGGGAGGAAGAAGAGGAAGCTGGCAGAGAACCGGTTCGTGGGCGAATTCTTTCCATTGCAGTTCCCTTGTTATTCGAGCAATTTATTGAACATCAGGTTAGTTCCCCTTGTGAAGCAGGCTTTTTTCAATGGGTGATCAAAGGATTTCTTATGGCAGAGCGACCAATTGACCTTGGATGGGTTCGCGTCTTTGCCGCGGTGGGGAAAATGGGCAGTCTCTCGTCTGCGGCCGGAACTCTCGGCCTGACCCAGCCTGCTGTCAGCTATCAGATCCGCCGCCTGGAAGAGCACATGGGCGTCAGCCTGCTTCAGCGGCAGCACCGCGGTGTCGAATTGACGTCGGAAGGCCGCAGGCTTTTCGACGTCACCTCTCGTACGGTTGACGATATCGACATGTTGGTGCGCAGTTTTCGCAGCCAATCCGAACGTCCGGCGATCAGGCTGAGGACGGATTACGCCTTCTCATCGCTCTGGCTGATCCCACGTATGCATACCTTCCGCCTCCTTTATCCCGAAATGGATATCCAGATCGTCGCGACGCAGCGCATGGAGCACGGCCCTCCGGATGGCGACATTGCCGTCGTCTTCGGAACGCGGGACGACTTCGGCAGCAACGCGACGCTCCTTCTGCCGGAAAAGGTCGTCCCGATTTGCACCCAAGGTTTTCTGGATCGAAACGGCCCCTTCTTCGATCCGTTCGAGATTGCCAGGGCGCGTCTTCTGCATCTCGATACGCGCGCACCCTCGCCGTGGTTCGATTGGAAGAGCTACCTCGCCGAGCTCGGCATCAATCGTGATGCGGCCGTAGGGCAGGGCGAGCTCAGTTTCAACACATATTCGCTTGTCGTGCAGGCGGCGATCGGCGAGCAGGGGCTGGCGATCGGCTGGATGGGTCTGGTGGATTCGCTGCTTGCGTCACGTATGCTGGTTACAGCCGGACCGATGTTGGAGGCCACGGACCGTGGCTACTGGCTTGTGCCGCCCAAAGCGCAGAGCGCGGAGACCGATCGGCTTGCCGCCTGGCTGATCTCCGAGGCCGGCATAGACGCGCTCAAGGAGCAAGATCTTTGAGGAAATCCCGGCACCAGCGCGAAACATCGTGTTCGAGCAAATGGTCCATCATCATCTGCCAGCGCTCCTTCCGCTCTTCCAGCGGCATGCTGAGCGCCCTCGCCATCGCGTTTGCCGTACCCTCGATGTCGTAGGGGTTGACCAGCAGGGAGCCTTTGAGCTCGCGGGCAGCACCGGCAAAGCGCGAAAGCACGAGCACGCCCGGATCGTCCGGGTTTTGTGCGGCCACATATTCCTTGGCGACAAGGTTCATCCCGTCCCGCAGCGGCGTCACCAAGCCGACTTTGCCGAGCCGGTAGAGCCCCGCGAGAATGTGGCGTCCCACGGAGCGGTTGATATAGCGTATCGGCACCCAATCGACGGCGCTAAGAGCGCCATTCACCCTGCCGGCTTGCTCGGCCACGGTGCGTTGCATGGCTTCGTATTCAGGCACTTCGGAGCGGGACTTCGGAGTGATCTGCAGATAGGTGACACGCCCTTGCTGTGCCGGGTTGGCCAGGATGAAGCGCTCGAAAGCGTCGATGCGCTGCGTGATTCCCTTGGAATAATCTAGGCGGTCGACGCCGATGATCAGGCTGCGGCCTTCGATGCTTAGGCGCGCTTTTTTGACCATGCTGTTGGTCGCGGCCCTTTGGGCGAATTCGGCAAAGGCTGCAGTCTCGATGCTGATCGCATAGGCGCCGCCCTTGAAAGTCCGTCCGTGGGAGCTGTAGCGGCCTTCGCCGAGTTCGTCGCCGATGCCTTCACGTCTGAGACAGCCGGCGAAATTCTCAAGGTCGTGATCCGTCTGAAAACCGACAACATCGTAGTGCGAGAGGCCGCGCATGATCTGCTCGTGAACCGGCATTGTGAAGAGCACGTCCGCAGGCGGCCATGGAATATGGAGGAAGAAGCCGATGCGGTTCTTCAGGCCCATTTGACGCAGTTCCGCGGCGAGCGGGATCAGGTGGTAGTCGTGCACCCAGATGAGGTCATCGGGTTCGATCAGGGGTGCCAGCCGATGGGCGAAAAAACGGTTGACGCGGAAATAGCCGGCCATCTCCTTGCGGCCGTATTCCGCGAGATCCAGACGGTAGTGGCAGATCGGCCAGAGAACGCGGTTGGCAAAGCCGTGATAGTATTCTTCGACATCTGTATCGGTCAGATCCGTCAGTGCATAGGTGATGTTGCCTTGCTCCAGCCGTGCAAGCGGCTGCGGCTCATGCTCGCCGCTCGACTTTCCCGACCAGCCCATCCAAATGCCGCCGCGCTCTTCAAGGGCTGCCTTCAGGGCGACCGCCAGCCCGCCGGCGGGCGCAATGCCGCCCTTGTCGGGAACGGGCACGCGATTGGAAACAATGACGAGACGGCTCAT
It includes:
- a CDS encoding peptide chain release factor 3; its protein translation is MAESLAEAVSRRRTFAIIAHPDAGKTTLTEKLLLFGGAIQLAGEVKAKKDRIQTRSDWMKIERERGISVVTSVMTFEYDDNVFNILDTPGHEDFADDTYRTLTAVDAAVMVIDAAKGIEPRTLKLFEVCRMRDIPIITFINKMDRESRDPFEILDEVEEKLALDTAPITWPIGRSKTFCGSYHLATNTVRGSDTEVEATPVNGPQSVADRLPENERVAFIDETELAMEACRPFDRKAFLEGHMTPVFFGSALRNYGVRDLINALGEFAPPPRDQVADTRKVHASEDKMTAFVFKIQANMDPNHRDRIAFARICSGKLERGMKARLARTGKQLGLTAPQFFFASQRQLADTAYAGDVVGIPNHGTLRIGDTLTEGEALVFQGVPNFSPEILRRVRLEDAMKAKKLKEALQQMAEEGVVQLFSPEDGSPAIVGVVGALQLDVLKERLQAEYGLPVSFEMSRFSVCRWVSAEQPAELEKFLTVKRGDIARDLDGDPVFLAQDSFSLRYEAERYPAIKMVAIKEYHVAKAA
- a CDS encoding LysR substrate-binding domain-containing protein, whose translation is MRSFNLNDLNLFVHAVEGGSFTAAGRRLGVPKSTVSKRVAELEAKLGARLIQRTSRSFSLTDLGRDFFEHAQASVIEAEMAESIVRSRLAEPSGTVRITASVPTSQFMLAEHLPDLALRYPKLKVFLHVTDRFVDIVQEGFDIAVRSHQLPLADSSLVQRKLAEHEFLLVAAPSYVDRHGAPQGPEDLVAHAAVMPSLTETAWRLFSATGDETLVKPPPVMAADEPFVLLRAAAAGMGITILPTSVCREAIGQGRLIRILPEWTAGNITTTALLPHRRGQLPSVRAVVEFISERLGQE
- a CDS encoding glutathione S-transferase family protein, translating into MSPILFYGVPEGCSLASIVALEWSGEPYHLCRIEMPEVVSSEDYGRINAIGETPSLMLGDGRVISESMAILNHIASGHIRKGLGFQQGSAEFDRLNQMLAYLNTSFFNAFSPLWYTIEHELEPDARKALTAYGVAKVEKVHRELEQLLAGRKWLLGKAPSLADAYFAGIARWNDFHNVVDRKQFPALNSLYERLQENQAVRFALAIEHEEPAESTGGFRGHVTLEDAIGYLKHAA
- a CDS encoding RidA family protein: MEMIVRNPHDGIYAATSDYVHAMEVRQPDRLVFVSGTMGLDEAGAAGVDLDSQLQLIWSNLRRILAEAQMTADNIVRLTSYLRDASFAEANQNARVAALGARRVPTTAIVVETLREDWLVEIEIIAAA
- the otsA gene encoding alpha,alpha-trehalose-phosphate synthase (UDP-forming), coding for MSRLVIVSNRVPVPDKGGIAPAGGLAVALKAALEERGGIWMGWSGKSSGEHEPQPLARLEQGNITYALTDLTDTDVEEYYHGFANRVLWPICHYRLDLAEYGRKEMAGYFRVNRFFAHRLAPLIEPDDLIWVHDYHLIPLAAELRQMGLKNRIGFFLHIPWPPADVLFTMPVHEQIMRGLSHYDVVGFQTDHDLENFAGCLRREGIGDELGEGRYSSHGRTFKGGAYAISIETAAFAEFAQRAATNSMVKKARLSIEGRSLIIGVDRLDYSKGITQRIDAFERFILANPAQQGRVTYLQITPKSRSEVPEYEAMQRTVAEQAGRVNGALSAVDWVPIRYINRSVGRHILAGLYRLGKVGLVTPLRDGMNLVAKEYVAAQNPDDPGVLVLSRFAGAARELKGSLLVNPYDIEGTANAMARALSMPLEERKERWQMMMDHLLEHDVSRWCRDFLKDLAP
- a CDS encoding Lrp/AsnC family transcriptional regulator, with amino-acid sequence MENTDGIRQKRREGACLDPFDRKILAALAADAGQSYAVLGEKVGLSPPAVHERVKRLKRSGVIRDVVARLDGTAVGKPLLAFVHVEAAGWGKSERLLQISRFPEVEEMHSVAGDTSMILKVRLENPQALEFLLGQIHSVPGVSGTRSYVALSTYLERPVQAQVTAGWPSVPLPPE
- a CDS encoding choline sulfate utilization transcriptional regulator; its protein translation is MAERPIDLGWVRVFAAVGKMGSLSSAAGTLGLTQPAVSYQIRRLEEHMGVSLLQRQHRGVELTSEGRRLFDVTSRTVDDIDMLVRSFRSQSERPAIRLRTDYAFSSLWLIPRMHTFRLLYPEMDIQIVATQRMEHGPPDGDIAVVFGTRDDFGSNATLLLPEKVVPICTQGFLDRNGPFFDPFEIARARLLHLDTRAPSPWFDWKSYLAELGINRDAAVGQGELSFNTYSLVVQAAIGEQGLAIGWMGLVDSLLASRMLVTAGPMLEATDRGYWLVPPKAQSAETDRLAAWLISEAGIDALKEQDL
- a CDS encoding threonine/serine dehydratase, which encodes MPIALSAERIAEIEGLIRPHIRRTPVMCVDIEDFGGAPLKVDLKLEYLQHSGSFKARGAFSHLLTRQVPTAGIVAASGGNHGAAVAYAASRLGVPATIFVPSVTSPAKAEKIRAYGANLVIGGERYADALAASETHEQASGALAIHAYDQAETLLGQGTLGKEIEEDIPDITTLLVAVGGGGLVGGIAAWFRGRVKIVAVESDGAPTLYEAFRAGKPVDAPAGGIAADSLAPKRVGELMFPLAQQFVQPPVLVTDDEILAAQKALWEGARVVAEPGGAAAFAAVLSGKYVPVRNERVCVLVCGANTGAVKFD
- the betC gene encoding choline-sulfatase, with product MARPNILILMVDQFNGTLFPDGPAEFLHAPHLKALAERSVRFANTYTASPLCAPARASFMSGQLPSRTRVYDNAAEFASDIPTYAHHLRATGYQTALCGKMHFVGPDQLHGFEERLTTDIYPADFGWTPDYTKPGERIDWWYHNLGSVTGAGAAEITNQMEYDDEVAYHATRKLYDLSRRQDERPWCLTVSFTHPHDPYVARRKFFDLYEDCPALDPTVGPIPFDELDPHSQRLLEACDYKAFDITPEHIRRARRGYFASISYVDEKIGEILDVLERGRMAQNTIILFVSDHGDMLGERGLWFKMCFFDGSARVPLMIAAPGWKATRIDQPVSTLDVTPTLAGLAGLDISSLEKWTDGEDLAPLAMGTGSRGPVPMEYAAEGSIAPLVCLRDRRYKLSLCEKDPPMLFDLDADPHELKNLATDPAHTATLKALTEQANRRWNLAQYDQSVRESQARRWVVYAALRNGAYYPWDYQPLQKASERYMRNHMDLNVLEENQRYPRGE
- a CDS encoding ArsR/SmtB family transcription factor, which produces MQDVDILKALANERRFVILEWLKEPREHFLPQVDGDLEDDGVCAVLIAEKLGITPATLSEHMRILVQAELVHAKRIKQWIFYRRNEDRIAALKQGLFARI